CACCGGACCGGCCAGCAGGCGGGTGGACACCGCCCCGGTGACCGACCGGCGCTGGGATCGCGGGGACGAAGCGGAGTCGGTCGTGGTGCCCTCCCGGATGGACGGGGCACACGCACCGGCCGCGGACTACGGCACGGTGCCAAGGCAGGCCCCGCAGCCGGAGCAGCCGATCCCGGGCCAGCGCGGCACGCCGCGCCGCGCGGACTCCGAGATGGTGGCAGGCAAGCCGGTGTTCGTGCTGTATCGCCCTTCCCGCGGCCTCGAGGTCCGGGAGGACCTGCGTGACACCGACTCAGTCGTGAGGTAGGTGCCCGAACATGCCGATTCGTACTCATCGCGGCCGCGCCGCGGTCTACCGGCGGCTGTGGGGGTGGCCGCTGCGCTCACCCCGGCATCTGGTCGGCACCCTGGTCGTGTTCGTCGCGCTGGTGGTGGGCACCGGGATCGCCGCCCCGCACCTGTTCGGCGACCAGGACGGCAACGGCGCCGGGGCGGCCCCGGCCGGTAAGTCGGCCTCGGTCACCCGGAGCTCCACCGGCCTGCCCGAGCAGAGCAGGCCGGAGTCGAGCACCCTGCCGACCCGGCTGACCGAACCGCAGGAATCGCCAACCCCGGCTGCCCCGGACCCGGCCGCGTTGCAGGTGGCGCGGCAGTGGGCGGCGGCCTGGGTGAACCACCCGGACGGGATGACCAACCAGCAGTGGCTGGACGGCCTGCGGCCGTACACCACCGAGGAGTATCTGCCGGTGATGGCCACGGTGGAGCTGGCCAACATCCCGGCCAGCGAGGTCACCGGCGAGCCGTCCGCGGGCAAGTCCTACACCAGCTCGGTGGAGGCCATCGTGCCGACCAACGGGCCCAAGCTGAAACTCACCGTGGTCAAGACCGACGCGGGCTGGCGGGTCGGGCACTACGAACGGGCGTCCTAGCTGATGCGCGCCGGGATGCTGGTCGGGGCGGTGGTGGCGACGATGTTCGCCGTGCTGGTCACCACCGGCACGGTCGCGGTGGTGGTCGACCGGCAGGACCGGGAGTCGCGCCGGGTCACCAACCTGAGCTGCGAGGCCGCGATCGGCCCTTCCCAGCCGGGCCAGCCCGCGCGCGGGGCGGACGACGCGGCCAACCTCACCGAGGAGCAGCTCGGCACGGTCGCGCTGATCATTTCGATCGGCAAGGAGCGCGAGCTGTCGCCGCGGGCGTGGCAGGTGGCGATCCAGGCCGGGATGACCGAGTCCGGCCTGCGCAACCTGAACTACGGGGACCGGGACTCGCTCGGCATCTTCCAGATGCGGCCGTCCATGGGCTGGGGCACCCCCGCCCAGGTCACCAACCCGCCCTACCAGGTGAACAAGTTCTACGACGTGCTGGAGGACATCCCGGACTGGGAGAGCCTGCGCCCCGGCGCGGCCGCCCAGGCCGTGGAGCGCTCCGCCTTCCCGGACCGCTACCACCGCTGGGAAGCCATGGCGGTGCACCTGGTGGAGAACCTGGGCCAGGTGGCGGACGCCGCGGGCTGCGGCGAGGGGATGGGCGCGGCCCTGCCGCCGAGCGAGGCGGCCGGAACCGCCATCGAGTTCGCGCTGGCCCAGCAGGGCAAACCCTATGTGTGGGGTGGAACCGGGCCGGACACCTTCGACTGCTCCGGCCTGATGCTGCGGGCCTACGAGGCGGCCGGGGTGATCCTGCCCAGGGTGTCCAGGGACCAGTACAAGGCTGGCGCCATGCTGCCGGTGGAGCAGGCACAACCCGGTGACCTGCTGTTCTGGGCGTACGATCCATCGAACCCGAGCACCATTCACCATGTTGCGATGTATCTGGGTGACGGGAAGATGGTGGAAGCGCAGCAGAGCGGCGTCCCGGTGCACACCAGGTCGGTGTCCTGGGACGAGGCCGAGCTCGTCGCGCAGGCGGTCCGGCCGGGCGTGTGAACCAGCGCCCGAACCGGACCGAGTCGGTCGCGCCGCGCGCGTGAGACGGGCACTGAGAGGAACCAGGTGGCGAAGAAGTTCGGTAGGCGGGGGAAGAAGTCCGGGGGTGGTCAGGGGGCGGCCGATCCGCGGGAGCTGTTCGGGCCGCCGCCACCGCAGCGGTACGCGAACCCGCCCGCGTCCAGCACCCCGCTGGCCGACTATCTCTCCTCCCGTGCCCTGCCGGGAGTGGACTCCGGCTACGTGGTGCTGCCGCGCTCGCTCGCGGAGTCGATGTCCCTGCCCTGGCAGCAACATCTGGTGCAGCTGCTGGCCCAGTTCCACAACACGCACGCCGGGCTGTCCTGGCCGGTGTACCGGGTGGTGCCCTCGCGGTACGAGCGGCTGGTGGATCTGGACGAGGAACAGCTCGCCGAGGTCGGGTACCTGGTGGAGATCGGGGTCGAGGGCGAGGTGGTCTACCGGGAACGCAGTGGGCGCAAGGTCGAGCAGCCGGAGCAGACCACCGTGCTGGTCTCCTGCCTCGACCCGATCGTGCCGCGCGCGGTGCCGCGGGAAACACCGCGGCCCGGCCAGGCCGAGGAACGGGCTCCCACCCCCGCCCCGATGAACATCGGCCCGCAGCCGGTGTGGCGCACGGTGAACGAGCGGGCGGCTCCCCAGCAAGAGCCGCCCCCGCCCCAGCAAGCCCGGCCCCAGCAGCCGGCACAGCCCCCGCCGCCATGGCAGACAACCCCGGCGCGGCCACCCGAGCCCACCCCGCCACGGGCGGCCGAGGCCGACACCCCGCCGCGCGGGATCCCGCTCCCCGCGGCCGAGTCCGCGGCTCCCGTCGAGCCCGCGGCGCGTCCCGAACCGCAGGCGCCGCCCGAGTCCCCGGCGCCATCCGAGGACACGGAGTCCTCCGAGCACGCCGGGAACACGGCCGCGCGCGGCTGGTTCGACGAGATGCCGGAGCCGGGCACGGAGCAGGAGCCGGAGGACGCCGAGTCCGCCGGCTTCGGTCCCACCGGTGAGCCCACCGAGATCCCGTACCGTTACCGCTCCTGAACGCGCTCAGCCTGCGTGGACCGGGGCGGCCGCGGGAACCCGTACGGTCTTGATCAGCAGCCAGCCGATGAACGACAGTTCCGCGATCGCCGCGGGGGTCATGGCGAACGGTGAGATGTCCGCGCCGAGTCCGGGGCGAGGAAGCGCGTGAACACGTCCGTCAGGTGGCCGAGGCAGCCGAGCACCAGC
The sequence above is drawn from the Amycolatopsis aidingensis genome and encodes:
- a CDS encoding C40 family peptidase → MRAGMLVGAVVATMFAVLVTTGTVAVVVDRQDRESRRVTNLSCEAAIGPSQPGQPARGADDAANLTEEQLGTVALIISIGKERELSPRAWQVAIQAGMTESGLRNLNYGDRDSLGIFQMRPSMGWGTPAQVTNPPYQVNKFYDVLEDIPDWESLRPGAAAQAVERSAFPDRYHRWEAMAVHLVENLGQVADAAGCGEGMGAALPPSEAAGTAIEFALAQQGKPYVWGGTGPDTFDCSGLMLRAYEAAGVILPRVSRDQYKAGAMLPVEQAQPGDLLFWAYDPSNPSTIHHVAMYLGDGKMVEAQQSGVPVHTRSVSWDEAELVAQAVRPGV